The Halococcus sediminicola genome contains a region encoding:
- a CDS encoding ABC transporter ATP-binding protein: MNTNAPLEREHTSDREATEPERLAVSVDGLEKTYGSGKDAIRAVDDVSFDIEPGTVVGLLGPNGAGKTTTIKAILGLVVPTAGAMTVDGVNVHEEPRTAYRRVGAMLEGARNVYWKLTVRENLDFFAALSGRRPAAMADRHDRLLDQLGFEDKADETVNELSRGMKQKVSLACTLARDASVVFLDEPTLGLDVESSLELRQELRRLVEQESMTVVLSSHDMDVVQAVCDRVIIMNDGRIVTDETVENLIDVFRTQAYRVTVDGLSARARERLEVEFDAGGFEDVGDRTRFEVALPEGRALYGVMDALREAGAVPETVESVEPDLEDVFLEVTGRTE; encoded by the coding sequence ATGAACACGAACGCACCGCTCGAACGGGAGCACACGAGCGACCGTGAAGCAACGGAGCCGGAACGGCTCGCCGTCTCGGTCGACGGACTCGAAAAAACGTATGGAAGCGGAAAAGACGCGATTCGGGCCGTCGATGACGTTTCGTTCGATATCGAACCGGGCACCGTCGTTGGTTTGCTAGGACCGAACGGTGCTGGCAAGACGACCACGATCAAGGCGATTCTCGGGCTGGTGGTCCCCACCGCCGGAGCAATGACGGTCGATGGCGTAAACGTCCACGAGGAGCCGCGGACGGCCTACCGGAGAGTGGGCGCGATGCTCGAAGGCGCGCGGAACGTCTACTGGAAGCTCACCGTTCGGGAGAACCTCGACTTCTTCGCCGCCCTGTCGGGCCGCCGGCCCGCCGCGATGGCCGACCGCCACGACCGACTGCTCGACCAGCTCGGATTCGAAGACAAAGCCGACGAGACGGTGAACGAACTCTCGCGCGGGATGAAACAGAAGGTCTCGCTCGCGTGTACCCTCGCGCGCGACGCTTCGGTAGTCTTTCTCGACGAACCGACGCTCGGGCTTGACGTCGAGAGTTCGCTCGAACTCCGGCAGGAACTCAGGCGACTCGTCGAACAGGAGTCGATGACGGTCGTCCTTTCGAGCCACGACATGGACGTGGTGCAGGCGGTCTGTGACCGCGTAATCATCATGAACGACGGCCGAATCGTCACGGACGAAACGGTCGAAAATCTCATCGACGTGTTCCGGACGCAAGCCTACCGCGTCACCGTTGATGGCCTGTCCGCACGAGCGCGTGAGCGCCTCGAAGTCGAATTCGACGCCGGTGGTTTCGAGGATGTCGGCGACCGGACGCGCTTCGAGGTCGCCCTTCCCGAGGGCCGGGCGCTGTACGGCGTGATGGATGCGCTCCGCGAGGCGGGCGCAGTACCGGAAACGGTGGAATCGGTCGAACCAGATCTTGAAGACGTGTTCCTCGAAGTCACCGGGAGGACCGAGTAG